A stretch of Crossiella cryophila DNA encodes these proteins:
- the tyrS gene encoding tyrosine--tRNA ligase — protein sequence MSEHILDELSWRGLIAQTTDIDALRRDLDAGPLTLYCGFDPTAPSLHAGNLIPLLGLRRFQRAGHRPIVLAGGATGMIGDPRDNGERSLNTEDTVAEWTARIRGQLERFVDFDDSPTGAVVENNLSWTQDMSAISFLRDVGKHFSVNVMLGRETVKRRLETDGMSYTEFSYLLLQSHDYLQLHRKHGCALQIGGADQWGNIVGGVGLVRQVDRAAVHALTLPLVTDSEGRKFGKSTGGGNVWLDPELTSPYTWYQYFVNVGDADAVRYLRMFTFLSRDEVGEIEQLTADTPHLRTAQKRLAEEFTTLVHGADQTRMVVAASQALFGRGELRELDLPTLTAALSSAGTAQVKLSDSPTIVDLLVAVGLSKSRGEARRTVNEGGAYVNNEKVTDEEWQPSLDTLLHGRWLVVRRGRRHTAGVDVLH from the coding sequence GTGAGTGAGCACATCCTCGACGAGTTGTCCTGGCGCGGGTTGATCGCGCAGACCACCGATATCGACGCACTGCGGCGGGACCTGGACGCCGGCCCGCTCACCCTCTATTGCGGATTCGACCCCACCGCGCCCAGCCTGCACGCGGGCAACCTGATCCCGTTGCTGGGGTTGCGGCGGTTCCAGCGGGCCGGGCATCGGCCCATCGTGCTGGCCGGCGGGGCCACCGGGATGATCGGGGATCCGCGGGACAACGGTGAGCGGTCGCTGAACACCGAGGACACCGTGGCCGAGTGGACCGCGCGGATCCGCGGCCAGCTGGAGCGGTTCGTCGACTTCGACGACTCGCCGACCGGGGCGGTGGTGGAGAACAACCTGAGCTGGACGCAGGACATGTCGGCCATCTCGTTCCTGCGGGATGTCGGCAAGCACTTCTCGGTCAACGTCATGCTCGGGCGCGAGACGGTCAAGCGCAGGCTCGAGACCGACGGCATGTCCTACACCGAGTTCAGCTACCTGCTGCTCCAGTCGCACGACTACCTCCAGCTGCACCGCAAGCACGGCTGCGCGCTGCAGATCGGCGGCGCCGACCAGTGGGGCAACATCGTCGGCGGGGTCGGGCTGGTCCGCCAGGTCGACCGGGCCGCGGTGCACGCGCTGACGTTGCCGCTGGTCACCGACTCCGAGGGGCGCAAGTTCGGCAAGTCCACCGGGGGCGGCAACGTCTGGCTCGACCCGGAGCTGACCTCGCCGTACACCTGGTACCAGTACTTCGTGAACGTCGGTGACGCCGACGCGGTCCGCTACCTGCGCATGTTCACCTTCCTCAGCAGGGACGAGGTGGGCGAGATCGAACAGCTCACCGCGGACACCCCGCACCTGCGCACCGCGCAGAAACGGCTGGCCGAGGAGTTCACCACCCTGGTGCACGGGGCCGACCAGACGCGGATGGTGGTCGCGGCCAGTCAGGCCCTGTTCGGACGGGGTGAACTGCGGGAGCTGGATCTGCCGACGCTGACCGCCGCCTTGTCCTCGGCGGGGACGGCGCAGGTGAAGCTGTCCGACTCGCCGACCATCGTCGACCTGCTGGTCGCGGTGGGGCTGTCCAAGAGCAGGGGCGAGGCCCGGCGCACGGTCAACGAGGGCGGTGCCTACGTGAACAACGAGAAGGTCACCGACGAGGAGTGGCAGCCGTCCCTGGACACGCTTCTGCACGGTCGGTGGCTTGTGGTTCGACGTGGCCGCCGTCACACTGCGGGAGTCGACGTCCTGCACTAG